The Erythrobacter sp. JK5 genome includes a region encoding these proteins:
- a CDS encoding type III PLP-dependent enzyme: MHIYPNAKAVVRALAPDEPVILNRPHAARRAARFFVEKFPGKVLYAVKANPAPDLIEVLWDAGVTHYDVASIAEVRLVRGVLPEANLCFMHPIKTAKAIAEAYHQHGVKTFSLDTVEELEKIVEACRDPETGDPAADLRLCVRLRVSSEYSELSLAAKFGCDLLEAPGLLQQARQHCDWLGVCFHVGSQAMTPFAFVQALDRTRAAIAEASVVIDMIDVGGGFPSAYPGMEPPPLEDYFAMIAKHFEALPIAYNAELWCEPGRALCAEYSSMIVQVNKRRADELYINDGAYGALYDAAHVAWRYPVRALADNLRDPEIDFAFYGPTCDDADFMQGPFPLPSDIQAGDYIEIGMLGAYGAAMKTGFNGFGDAECVVVADEPMMSLFDGSRVREASDNVVSLR, translated from the coding sequence TTGCACATCTATCCCAACGCCAAGGCTGTAGTCCGCGCCCTCGCGCCGGACGAACCCGTGATCCTCAATCGCCCGCATGCCGCGCGGCGCGCCGCCCGCTTCTTCGTCGAGAAGTTTCCGGGCAAGGTGCTGTACGCGGTGAAGGCCAACCCCGCGCCCGACCTGATCGAGGTGCTGTGGGATGCAGGCGTGACGCATTACGACGTCGCCTCGATCGCGGAGGTGCGGCTGGTGCGCGGTGTGCTGCCCGAAGCGAACCTGTGCTTCATGCACCCGATCAAAACCGCAAAGGCGATTGCCGAGGCGTATCACCAGCACGGCGTGAAGACCTTCAGCCTCGACACGGTCGAGGAGCTGGAGAAGATCGTCGAGGCGTGCCGCGATCCCGAAACCGGCGATCCGGCGGCCGATCTGCGGCTGTGCGTGCGCCTGCGCGTCTCCAGCGAGTATTCCGAACTGAGCCTCGCCGCCAAGTTCGGCTGCGACCTGCTTGAGGCCCCCGGCCTGTTGCAGCAGGCGCGCCAGCATTGCGACTGGCTGGGCGTGTGCTTCCATGTCGGCAGCCAGGCGATGACGCCGTTCGCCTTCGTGCAGGCGCTCGACCGGACCCGCGCCGCGATTGCCGAAGCCTCCGTCGTGATCGACATGATCGATGTCGGCGGCGGGTTTCCGAGCGCCTATCCGGGGATGGAACCGCCCCCGCTCGAAGATTATTTCGCGATGATCGCGAAGCATTTCGAGGCCTTGCCGATCGCCTACAACGCCGAGCTGTGGTGCGAGCCGGGCCGCGCGCTGTGCGCCGAATATTCGAGCATGATCGTGCAGGTGAACAAACGCCGCGCCGACGAGCTCTACATCAACGATGGTGCCTATGGCGCGCTGTACGATGCGGCGCATGTGGCGTGGCGATATCCGGTGCGCGCGCTGGCGGACAATCTGCGCGATCCGGAGATCGATTTCGCGTTCTACGGCCCGACCTGCGACGATGCCGATTTCATGCAGGGTCCGTTTCCGTTGCCCTCGGATATCCAGGCGGGCGACTATATCGAGATCGGGATGCTGGGCGCCTATGGCGCGGCGATGAAGACCGGCTTCAACGGCTTCGGCGACGCCGAATGCGTGGTGGTCGCCGACGAGCCGATGATGAGCTTGTTCGACGGCAGCCGGGTGCGCGAAGCGAGCGACAATGTGGTGAGCCTTCGCTGA
- a CDS encoding patatin-like phospholipase family protein encodes MSFDPAQFDQVVFSGGGTRCFWHGGFLKEAGSFEEFAPVRVSGVSGGALSGSAWISGNDDRCKRVMGDIFERNESNIALGRDNLTPHQELYREAVSGILPADAIARIADGPSFQVLLGSPPSFMPNRLFAAICGAGYKIEQLIYGTPRLRFSRWVGLRGVLVDARQAARDGKLIDLVCAAATIPPVFDIPCWEGKDVVDGGMLTKAPYPEPDEGRTLVLLTKDYRNTPRDPDKIYVTPSSEVEADKIDFTKREKIEETWEQGRKDAKAFLADWSD; translated from the coding sequence ATGTCATTCGATCCAGCCCAGTTCGATCAGGTCGTCTTTTCGGGCGGCGGGACGCGGTGTTTCTGGCATGGCGGATTCCTGAAGGAAGCCGGATCGTTCGAGGAATTCGCGCCGGTGCGCGTGTCGGGAGTGTCGGGCGGCGCACTGTCCGGATCGGCCTGGATCAGCGGCAATGACGATCGCTGCAAACGCGTGATGGGCGACATTTTCGAGCGCAACGAGAGCAATATTGCGCTGGGTCGCGACAACCTCACCCCGCATCAGGAACTGTATCGCGAGGCGGTGTCCGGTATCCTGCCCGCCGATGCGATTGCCAGGATTGCCGACGGTCCCTCGTTCCAGGTCCTCCTCGGCAGTCCACCATCCTTCATGCCCAACCGCTTGTTCGCTGCCATCTGCGGCGCCGGATACAAGATCGAGCAGTTGATCTACGGCACACCGCGGCTGAGGTTTTCGCGCTGGGTCGGGCTGCGCGGTGTGCTGGTCGATGCTCGGCAGGCAGCGCGCGACGGCAAACTGATCGATCTGGTCTGTGCGGCGGCGACGATCCCGCCCGTCTTCGATATTCCCTGTTGGGAAGGCAAAGACGTAGTCGATGGCGGAATGCTGACCAAAGCACCTTACCCGGAGCCGGACGAGGGGCGTACGCTCGTCTTGTTGACCAAGGATTATCGCAACACGCCGCGCGATCCAGACAAGATCTATGTCACCCCGTCGAGCGAGGTCGAGGCAGACAAGATCGACTTCACAAAGCGCGAGAAAATTGAAGAAACCTGGGAACAGGGTCGCAAGGACGCGAAAGCCTTTTTGGCTGATTGGAGCGACTAG
- a CDS encoding nitroreductase codes for MSGDYGNPDQTYDEVVLGRRSIRGYLDKPVPQELIEEIIGLAMRSPSSMNTQPYYFHVITGEPLDRIREGNTERILAGEPDSREFRRGEPFAGVHRERQIGCAVQLFEAMGIERDDKAKRQDWVLRGFRQFDAPVCVIVTYDKELSGSDDTPFDCGAVTTALVNAAWSRGLGCVINSQGIMQSPVVREHAQIPDDQVIMKAVAMGWPDPDFPANPVKITRRKVSEAARFVGFD; via the coding sequence GTGAGCGGCGATTACGGCAATCCGGACCAGACATATGACGAGGTCGTCCTCGGGCGCCGCTCGATCCGCGGCTATCTCGACAAGCCCGTACCGCAGGAATTGATAGAGGAGATCATCGGCCTCGCCATGCGCTCGCCTTCCTCGATGAACACGCAGCCGTATTACTTCCACGTGATCACCGGCGAACCGCTCGATCGCATCCGCGAGGGCAACACCGAGCGCATCCTCGCAGGCGAACCCGACAGCCGCGAGTTTCGCCGGGGCGAGCCGTTTGCCGGCGTCCACCGCGAGCGCCAGATCGGCTGCGCGGTCCAGCTGTTCGAGGCGATGGGGATCGAGCGCGACGACAAGGCAAAGCGGCAGGACTGGGTGCTGCGCGGCTTCCGCCAGTTCGACGCGCCGGTGTGCGTGATCGTCACCTACGACAAGGAGTTGTCGGGCAGCGACGATACGCCCTTCGATTGCGGCGCAGTCACCACCGCGCTGGTCAACGCGGCATGGTCGCGGGGTTTGGGCTGTGTGATCAACTCACAGGGGATCATGCAATCGCCCGTCGTGCGCGAACACGCGCAAATCCCCGACGATCAGGTCATAATGAAGGCGGTGGCGATGGGCTGGCCTGATCCTGACTTCCCGGCCAACCCGGTGAAGATCACGCGGCGCAAAGTGAGCGAGGCGGCGCGGTTTGTGGGGTTCGACTGA
- a CDS encoding TauD/TfdA family dioxygenase, whose protein sequence is MATTFDRASLDTGSLDIRPMTPAIGAEILNIDLGASGIARRIPEIRAALLKHGVIFFRDQDLTQEQHIAFARHFGELEIHPATPKDQPNREVLRISYGPKSRGQENNWHSDVTWREEPSLGSILLAREVPECGGDTLFANMHLAYERLSEQMKRFCEGLTAVHDISRVFARRLGKTPEELHQQYPPMRHPVIRTHPETGERAIYVNTGFTSHIEGLSKDESRWLLDHLYKTAWDVEIQCRFRWQAGSIAFWDNRVCQHFAVSDYFPARRKMERVTIAGDKPFFTP, encoded by the coding sequence ATGGCCACCACATTCGACCGCGCGTCGCTCGACACCGGATCGCTCGACATTCGGCCGATGACGCCCGCGATCGGGGCGGAAATTCTCAATATCGACCTTGGCGCTTCCGGCATCGCGCGGCGCATTCCCGAAATCCGTGCAGCCTTGCTCAAGCACGGCGTGATCTTTTTCCGCGATCAGGACCTGACGCAGGAACAGCACATCGCCTTTGCGCGCCATTTCGGCGAGCTGGAGATCCATCCTGCTACCCCCAAGGACCAGCCCAACCGCGAGGTTTTGCGCATCTCGTATGGTCCCAAAAGCCGGGGTCAGGAGAACAACTGGCATTCGGACGTCACCTGGCGCGAAGAACCCTCGCTCGGCTCGATCCTGCTCGCCCGCGAAGTGCCCGAATGCGGCGGGGACACGCTCTTCGCCAACATGCACCTCGCCTATGAGCGGCTGTCCGAACAGATGAAGCGGTTTTGCGAAGGGCTGACGGCGGTGCACGATATCAGCCGGGTGTTCGCCAGGCGGCTCGGCAAGACGCCCGAGGAGCTGCACCAGCAATACCCGCCGATGCGCCATCCGGTGATACGCACCCACCCCGAAACCGGCGAGCGCGCGATCTACGTCAACACCGGCTTCACCAGCCATATCGAAGGGCTGTCGAAGGACGAGAGCCGCTGGCTGCTCGATCACCTCTACAAGACCGCGTGGGACGTCGAGATCCAGTGCCGTTTCCGCTGGCAGGCGGGTTCGATCGCATTCTGGGACAACCGCGTGTGCCAGCACTTCGCGGTATCCGACTATTTCCCTGCCCGCCGCAAGATGGAACGCGTGACCATTGCGGGCGACAAGCCGTTCTTCACACCCTGA
- the murI gene encoding glutamate racemase — MDASSPILLFDTGVGGLTVYDALCRVLPQAPVIFAADYAGLPYGKKTEAEVAARVSGLLGRMSERYRPRLACIACNTASTIALGMVREVLEIPIVGTVPAIKPAALQTQTGTFGLIGTQATIRQRYVDDLERDFAGGKSLLRIAAPDLVDEAEAKLRGKPVDMAVVEEAVQRLRGMEGGEDIDAVVLACTHFPLLREELGALFRSDVALIDGADGIARRIAHLLEGQEFASKGPNRFVVVGDVMAADGLERALAERGFGAPEAF, encoded by the coding sequence TTGGACGCATCCTCTCCCATCCTGTTGTTCGATACCGGCGTCGGCGGGCTGACCGTCTACGACGCGCTGTGCCGTGTCCTGCCGCAGGCTCCGGTGATCTTTGCGGCGGACTATGCGGGGCTTCCCTATGGCAAGAAGACCGAGGCCGAGGTGGCCGCGCGTGTCTCCGGCCTGCTGGGGCGCATGAGCGAGCGCTATCGCCCGCGCCTCGCCTGCATCGCCTGCAACACCGCCAGCACCATCGCGCTCGGCATGGTGCGCGAGGTACTGGAGATCCCGATCGTCGGCACCGTTCCCGCAATCAAGCCCGCCGCCCTGCAAACGCAAACCGGCACGTTCGGCCTGATCGGGACGCAGGCGACGATCCGGCAGCGCTATGTCGACGATCTCGAGCGTGACTTTGCAGGTGGCAAGAGCCTGCTGCGCATCGCCGCGCCCGACCTGGTCGACGAAGCCGAAGCCAAGCTGCGCGGGAAGCCGGTCGACATGGCAGTTGTCGAAGAGGCAGTGCAGCGGCTGCGCGGCATGGAGGGCGGCGAGGATATCGACGCGGTGGTACTCGCCTGCACGCACTTCCCGCTGCTGCGCGAGGAATTGGGTGCATTGTTTCGAAGCGATGTTGCACTGATCGACGGCGCGGACGGGATCGCCCGCCGCATCGCGCACCTGCTCGAAGGGCAGGAATTCGCGTCGAAAGGCCCCAACCGTTTCGTCGTGGTCGGTGACGTCATGGCGGCAGACGGGCTGGAACGCGCGCTGGCCGAACGCGGCTTTGGTGCGCCCGAGGCATTCTGA
- the topA gene encoding type I DNA topoisomerase — MQLVIVESPAKAKTIEKYLGADFKVLASYGHVRDLPPKDGSVRPDEDFAMDWELYRDKQKRFKEIADAAKDASRLVLATDPDREGEAISWHVQELLKKRKALPTKVDRVTFNAITKAAVTEAMKSPRELDQPLIDAYLARRALDYLFGFTLSPVLWRKLPGAKSAGRVQSVALRLIVEREREIEAFRADEYWSVIARLEQDGTEFDARLVRFKGEKLEKLSLGHEGIALEAKAAVEAGRFTIEAIETKPLKRNPAPPFTTSTLQQEAARKLGYSASHTMRLAQSLYEAGAITYMRTDGVQMDMSAIMAARDAIAERFSAEYRPEKPRFYSTKAKNAQEAHEAIRPTNFSRDRAGSGDEGKLYDLIFKRAMASQMAAAQLERTTITLRDATGQHELRATGQVIKFPGFFAVYQEGIDDSEDDEDGLLPAMKRGDAPAKKAVEANQHFTQPPPRFSEASLVKRLEELGIGRPSTYASTIQTLRDRDYVRMEKNRFFAEESGRLLTAFLERFFPTYVAYDFTAGMEEELDTVSDGREDYKELLANFWKDFKPKTEEVMEKLPSEVTEVLDDYLSDYLFPPREDGKDARFCPLCDQEGREGGRLSLRGGRFGAFVACQNYPECKYTRRFAQPGADGSDPAEDGVMGEHPETGAEIHRKSGRFGPYVEMEIDDKKVRASIPKDLDDFDLEWAVKLLDLPRIIGAHPETGKEIEAAIGRYGPYLRHDGKYAKLSSTRDVFDTGMNAAVTLLAEAANRKGGSRGKAEPIKTLGEHPTSGGEIKVMPGRYGPYVTDGTTNATIPKDIKPEDIEAAKAIELIDARAAKGPAKKKRKKAAPKKKAAPKKKSAAK; from the coding sequence ATGCAGCTTGTGATCGTTGAATCGCCCGCCAAGGCGAAGACCATCGAGAAATATCTGGGCGCGGACTTCAAGGTTCTCGCCAGCTACGGCCACGTCCGCGATCTGCCGCCCAAGGACGGCAGCGTGCGCCCGGACGAGGATTTCGCGATGGATTGGGAACTCTATCGCGACAAGCAGAAGCGCTTCAAGGAAATCGCCGACGCGGCCAAGGACGCCTCGCGGCTGGTGCTCGCGACCGACCCCGACCGCGAGGGCGAGGCGATCAGCTGGCATGTCCAGGAGCTGCTGAAGAAGCGCAAGGCGTTGCCGACCAAGGTCGACCGGGTCACCTTCAACGCGATCACCAAGGCTGCGGTGACCGAAGCGATGAAAAGCCCGCGCGAACTCGATCAGCCGCTGATCGACGCCTATCTCGCGCGGCGTGCGCTCGATTACCTGTTCGGTTTCACCCTGTCCCCCGTGTTGTGGCGCAAGCTCCCCGGGGCGAAGTCTGCGGGCCGAGTGCAATCGGTGGCGCTGCGCCTGATCGTTGAACGCGAGCGCGAAATCGAGGCGTTTCGGGCGGACGAATACTGGTCGGTAATCGCCAGGCTCGAACAGGACGGAACCGAGTTCGACGCGCGGCTGGTCAGGTTCAAGGGCGAGAAGCTGGAAAAGCTTTCGCTCGGCCACGAAGGAATCGCGCTGGAAGCCAAGGCGGCGGTCGAGGCCGGGCGCTTCACCATCGAGGCGATCGAGACCAAACCGCTCAAACGCAACCCCGCGCCGCCGTTCACCACATCGACCCTGCAACAGGAGGCTGCGCGCAAGCTCGGCTATTCCGCCAGCCACACGATGCGGCTCGCACAGTCGCTCTACGAGGCGGGCGCGATCACCTACATGCGGACCGACGGGGTGCAGATGGACATGTCGGCGATCATGGCCGCGCGCGATGCCATCGCCGAGCGATTCAGCGCGGAATACCGGCCCGAGAAGCCGCGGTTCTACAGCACCAAGGCGAAGAACGCGCAGGAAGCGCACGAAGCAATCCGTCCGACCAATTTCAGCCGCGACCGCGCCGGATCGGGCGACGAGGGCAAGCTTTACGACCTGATTTTCAAGCGCGCGATGGCGAGCCAGATGGCCGCCGCGCAGCTGGAGCGCACCACCATCACCCTGCGCGACGCCACCGGCCAGCACGAGCTGCGCGCGACCGGTCAGGTCATCAAGTTCCCCGGCTTCTTCGCAGTCTACCAGGAAGGGATCGACGACAGCGAAGACGATGAGGATGGCCTGCTGCCCGCGATGAAGCGGGGCGATGCGCCCGCGAAAAAGGCGGTCGAGGCCAACCAGCACTTCACCCAGCCGCCGCCGCGCTTCTCCGAGGCCTCGCTGGTCAAGCGGCTCGAGGAGCTCGGCATCGGGCGTCCATCGACCTATGCCTCGACCATCCAGACGCTGCGCGATCGCGACTATGTGCGGATGGAGAAGAACCGCTTCTTCGCCGAGGAATCGGGCCGGCTGCTGACCGCGTTTCTCGAACGGTTCTTCCCGACCTATGTCGCCTACGATTTCACCGCCGGTATGGAGGAGGAACTCGATACCGTTTCGGATGGGCGCGAGGACTACAAGGAGCTGCTCGCCAACTTCTGGAAGGACTTCAAGCCGAAGACCGAAGAGGTGATGGAGAAGCTGCCCTCGGAAGTGACCGAGGTGCTCGACGATTACCTGTCCGACTACCTGTTCCCGCCGCGCGAGGACGGCAAGGATGCGCGCTTCTGCCCGCTATGCGACCAGGAAGGGCGCGAGGGCGGCAGGCTGTCGTTGCGCGGCGGCCGGTTCGGCGCATTCGTGGCGTGCCAGAACTATCCCGAATGCAAATACACCCGCCGCTTTGCGCAGCCGGGGGCGGACGGATCGGACCCCGCCGAAGACGGCGTGATGGGCGAGCATCCCGAAACCGGCGCGGAGATCCATCGCAAGTCGGGGCGGTTCGGCCCCTATGTCGAAATGGAAATCGACGACAAGAAAGTGCGCGCGTCGATCCCCAAAGACCTCGACGATTTCGACCTCGAATGGGCGGTGAAATTGCTCGACCTGCCGCGCATCATCGGCGCGCATCCGGAGACGGGCAAGGAGATCGAGGCGGCGATCGGGCGCTATGGCCCGTACCTGCGCCACGATGGCAAATACGCCAAGCTATCGAGCACGCGCGACGTGTTCGATACCGGCATGAACGCGGCGGTGACGCTGCTCGCGGAGGCCGCAAACCGCAAGGGCGGCTCTCGCGGCAAGGCCGAGCCGATCAAGACGCTGGGCGAACACCCCACCAGTGGCGGCGAGATCAAGGTGATGCCGGGCCGCTATGGCCCCTATGTTACCGATGGCACCACCAACGCGACAATTCCCAAGGATATCAAGCCTGAGGATATCGAAGCGGCCAAAGCGATCGAACTGATCGATGCCCGCGCGGCCAAGGGGCCGGCGAAGAAGAAGCGCAAGAAGGCTGCGCCGAAGAAGAAAGCTGCGCCCAAGAAAAAGAGCGCTGCGAAGTGA
- a CDS encoding LemA family protein: MIEIFGWFWTSAIVVITVGIIFLIIGIYNNLVAQRQNVNQGVADIDAQLKQRHDLIPNLVQTVKGYAGHEAQTLEAVIQARNVAAKGNPSSGTEQGLKIALDNLLALGEDYPELKADANFRELQAELSDIEDKLAAARRALNAAVANFNTARESFPAVLFAGFLGFKEADFDRLDDSEKGTVDQVPQVAF, translated from the coding sequence ATGATCGAGATTTTTGGATGGTTCTGGACGTCGGCAATCGTGGTCATCACGGTTGGCATCATCTTCCTCATCATCGGGATCTACAACAATCTTGTCGCGCAGCGACAGAACGTGAATCAGGGCGTGGCGGACATCGACGCGCAGCTGAAACAGCGTCACGATCTGATCCCCAATCTCGTCCAGACCGTGAAGGGTTATGCCGGGCACGAAGCGCAGACACTTGAAGCGGTGATCCAGGCGCGCAACGTCGCGGCCAAGGGCAACCCTTCGTCGGGCACGGAGCAGGGCCTGAAGATCGCGCTCGACAACCTGCTGGCGCTGGGCGAGGATTATCCCGAGCTCAAGGCGGACGCGAATTTCCGCGAGTTGCAGGCCGAATTGTCCGATATCGAGGACAAGCTGGCCGCCGCCCGCCGGGCGCTCAACGCGGCCGTCGCCAATTTCAATACCGCGCGCGAATCCTTCCCGGCAGTGCTGTTCGCCGGTTTCCTCGGTTTCAAAGAGGCCGATTTCGATCGGCTCGACGACAGCGAGAAGGGCACGGTGGATCAGGTCCCTCAGGTCGCCTTTTAA
- the dprA gene encoding DNA-processing protein DprA, translated as MSGALSQAEAFARIRLLRSPNIGPVSYRQLLARFGTAEQALDALPDLGARGKTAYRPAPTERIEREINGVRAAGARYLFHDQPDYPALLAELDSAPPIITCRGNLVLASEPCVAMVGARNASAAAVKLARDFATELAQAGFTVVSGLARGIDGACHEGALGSASGGTIGVIASGIDIAYPPQHTELQEQIACQGLLIAEQPPGTEPRGRHFPSRNRIIAGLASGTLVVEAAPKSGSLITARLAGEAGREVMAIPGSPLDTRSLGCNQLIRDGAVLVQAVEDIVELLESFTGAPRSRFNVEEPGAPFDYAELRQLEWGEARADRSGDIARLLTKAPVAVDELIRQSGVGSAAVHMALLELELAGELERHAGGMVSRCAPSE; from the coding sequence GTGAGCGGCGCGCTTTCGCAAGCCGAGGCGTTCGCGCGCATCCGGTTGTTGCGCTCGCCCAATATCGGTCCGGTCAGCTATCGCCAGTTGCTCGCGCGGTTCGGCACTGCGGAGCAGGCGCTGGACGCGCTGCCCGATCTCGGCGCGCGCGGGAAAACCGCCTATCGCCCGGCACCGACCGAACGGATCGAGCGCGAGATCAACGGCGTCCGCGCCGCCGGGGCGCGTTACCTGTTCCACGACCAGCCTGACTATCCCGCGCTGCTGGCCGAGCTCGACAGCGCGCCGCCGATCATCACGTGTCGCGGCAATCTCGTGCTCGCGAGCGAGCCGTGCGTCGCGATGGTCGGCGCGCGCAACGCGTCCGCCGCCGCGGTCAAGCTGGCGCGCGACTTTGCGACCGAACTGGCGCAGGCGGGCTTTACCGTGGTTTCGGGGCTGGCGAGGGGGATCGACGGGGCGTGCCATGAAGGGGCCCTGGGTTCAGCGTCAGGGGGCACCATCGGCGTGATCGCCAGCGGGATCGATATCGCCTATCCGCCGCAGCACACCGAGCTGCAGGAGCAGATCGCTTGCCAAGGCCTGCTGATCGCCGAACAGCCGCCGGGCACCGAACCGCGCGGGCGACACTTCCCGAGCCGCAACCGCATCATCGCTGGCCTCGCCTCGGGCACGCTGGTGGTCGAAGCTGCGCCCAAGTCCGGTTCGCTGATCACCGCGCGGCTGGCGGGCGAAGCGGGCAGGGAGGTGATGGCGATCCCCGGCTCGCCGCTCGATACCCGCTCGCTCGGCTGCAATCAGCTGATCCGCGACGGCGCGGTGCTGGTGCAGGCGGTGGAAGACATCGTCGAATTGCTCGAAAGCTTCACAGGCGCCCCGCGCTCGCGCTTCAATGTCGAGGAACCGGGCGCGCCGTTCGACTACGCCGAACTGCGCCAGCTCGAATGGGGCGAGGCAAGGGCCGACCGGAGCGGCGATATTGCAAGGCTTCTGACCAAGGCCCCGGTTGCAGTCGACGAACTGATCCGCCAATCGGGCGTCGGTTCGGCGGCGGTACACATGGCGCTGCTGGAGCTCGAGCTGGCTGGCGAACTGGAGCGCCATGCGGGCGGGATGGTGAGCCGATGCGCACCAAGCGAATAG
- the hemA gene encoding 5-aminolevulinate synthase, which yields MNYDHIFDQAIDRLHDEGRYRVFIDILRNKGAYPNARCFHGHNGPKPITVWCSNDYLCMGQHDKVIGAMEDALHDVGAGSGGTRNIGGNTHLHVELEQELAELHGKEGALLFTSGYVSNDATLSTLAKLLPGCVIFSDELNHASMIAGIRNSGCEKRVFRHNDVRHLEELLAAEDPETPKLIAFESVYSMDGDVAPIHAICDLAEKYNALTYIDEVHAVGMYGEHGGGISERDNAAHRIDIIEGTLGKAFGVMGGYIAADKRVIDCIRSYAPGFIFTTSLSPVLVAGVLASVRHLKESSVERNAQQRAAAILKLKFAEAGLPVMDSVTHIVPLMVGDPVRAKKISDILLAEYGVYVQPINFPTVPRGTERLRFTPGPHHTEAMMDELTEALVEIWDRLEMQLAEAA from the coding sequence GTGAATTACGACCACATCTTCGACCAGGCGATAGACCGGCTGCACGATGAAGGCCGTTACCGTGTCTTCATCGATATCCTGCGCAACAAAGGTGCGTATCCGAACGCGCGCTGCTTTCACGGGCATAACGGGCCGAAACCGATCACCGTGTGGTGCTCGAACGATTACCTCTGCATGGGCCAGCACGACAAGGTGATCGGCGCGATGGAAGACGCGCTGCACGATGTCGGCGCGGGCTCGGGCGGCACACGCAATATCGGCGGCAACACGCACCTGCATGTCGAACTGGAGCAGGAGCTCGCGGAGCTTCACGGCAAGGAAGGCGCGCTGCTGTTTACCAGCGGCTATGTCTCCAACGACGCGACGCTCTCGACGCTCGCCAAGCTGCTGCCCGGCTGCGTGATCTTCTCGGACGAGTTGAACCATGCGAGCATGATCGCCGGCATCCGCAATTCGGGCTGCGAGAAGCGGGTGTTCCGCCACAACGACGTGCGCCATCTCGAAGAGCTGCTCGCCGCCGAAGACCCCGAAACGCCCAAACTCATCGCCTTCGAAAGCGTCTATTCGATGGACGGCGACGTCGCCCCGATCCACGCGATCTGCGACCTTGCAGAAAAGTACAACGCGCTGACCTATATCGACGAGGTCCACGCGGTCGGCATGTATGGCGAGCATGGCGGCGGGATTTCGGAGCGCGACAACGCCGCGCACCGGATCGACATCATTGAGGGCACTCTGGGCAAGGCTTTCGGCGTGATGGGCGGCTATATCGCGGCCGACAAACGCGTGATCGACTGCATCCGCTCCTATGCGCCCGGTTTCATCTTCACGACGTCGCTGTCGCCAGTGCTGGTCGCGGGCGTGCTCGCCTCGGTGCGGCACCTCAAGGAATCAAGCGTCGAGCGCAACGCGCAGCAGCGTGCCGCCGCGATCCTCAAGCTGAAGTTTGCCGAGGCCGGGCTGCCGGTGATGGACAGCGTCACCCACATCGTCCCGCTGATGGTCGGCGACCCGGTGCGCGCCAAGAAGATCAGCGATATCCTGCTCGCCGAATACGGCGTCTATGTGCAGCCGATCAATTTCCCGACCGTCCCGCGCGGAACCGAGCGCCTGCGCTTCACCCCCGGCCCGCATCACACCGAAGCGATGATGGACGAGCTGACCGAAGCGCTGGTGGAAATCTGGGACCGGCTCGAAATGCAGCTCGCCGAGGCAGCTTGA
- a CDS encoding glycerophosphoryl diester phosphodiesterase membrane domain-containing protein, giving the protein MNSEATLSNLLTATFDQIGEHARLVAIFLAVMVPVGTVALALDSGGNSELFGFDTGLMITPAIFEQGIVTATIGLAVFVAGVIMHYWLYAGMVRRSTALSFSRFLPFVGIYILATIGMVFGFILLVIPGFILLVRWIAVLPLVLAGDDPAMDSFGNSWEMTRGRGWSIFGAMVVLLVLLIIAAGIIGGATYLLGGDGSIGAMAVESLADHASAVLFAAFAVGAFRLMHDSSEELTEMFE; this is encoded by the coding sequence ATGAATTCCGAGGCGACGTTGTCGAACCTGCTGACCGCAACCTTCGACCAGATCGGGGAGCACGCGCGACTGGTTGCGATCTTCCTGGCGGTGATGGTCCCGGTCGGCACGGTCGCGCTGGCGCTCGATAGCGGCGGCAATAGCGAGCTCTTCGGGTTCGATACCGGCCTCATGATCACGCCTGCGATCTTCGAGCAAGGGATCGTCACCGCGACCATCGGACTCGCGGTCTTCGTCGCTGGGGTAATCATGCATTACTGGCTCTATGCCGGGATGGTGCGGCGCAGCACCGCACTGTCATTCTCGCGCTTCCTGCCGTTTGTCGGGATCTATATTCTCGCGACCATCGGCATGGTGTTCGGTTTCATCTTGCTGGTGATCCCGGGGTTCATCCTGCTGGTTCGCTGGATCGCCGTACTTCCGCTGGTTCTGGCTGGCGATGATCCGGCGATGGACAGCTTTGGGAATAGCTGGGAAATGACCCGGGGGCGTGGCTGGTCGATCTTCGGTGCGATGGTGGTATTGCTGGTCTTGCTCATCATAGCGGCCGGAATCATTGGCGGCGCGACATACCTGCTGGGCGGCGACGGGTCGATCGGAGCCATGGCCGTGGAGTCGCTGGCCGACCATGCGAGCGCGGTCCTGTTCGCGGCCTTCGCGGTGGGTGCCTTCCGCCTGATGCACGACAGCAGCGAAGAGCTGACCGAAATGTTCGAGTGA